GATATCTCTAGAATCTGTTGAAAACCAGTGTCTTTCTTTTCTAGGTGGTGTTCTACCGATACCTATTTCTGCAATTTCACTTAAAGGTTTTTCTTCCCATTCATTTCGGTTTGGATTGTCTATAAAGTAATGGCGAAAAAGGGTAAGGGCTAGAGATTCTAAAGTTTTGTTTTGTCTATGGAGTAAATCTATCTTATCATCAAAGCTACTTAGAATCTCTGCTATTTTTTGTTGTATTGTAAGTGGTGGGAGTGGGATTGTGAGGTTTTCTATATCCTTACTTGAAATGTTTGCTTGATTAGCACTCCCCGAAGAATGACTAGCTAAAATATTATGAATCTTGTTTGTCTTAAGCAAATAATATAAAAAATCTTGTTCTGCATCTTTTGTAACTATTTTCGCAACTCGTTGATTAAGCAATGCAAATTGTTTGTATTTGTATTTAGAAATTTGTCCTACAACTTGACTTTGAGCCTGTGGGTGATTCCCTGTCAAACTAACCAAAATATCCCCATATTTTATTAAAAATTTTTCTAGCTGCTTACTATAAGGATAAAACACAACATCATTTAAATTAACATCACCATTAGCAACATTTTTAATTTTTATGATAGGGAGAGAATCTCTTTGTTGGATATTTAAAAATTCCTTTGATTTAAATGCGTAGCCATTAACTATCTCCGCAACTTCCCCAAGCCTTACTTCCTGCCATTGCTCTTTATGGAGAGATTGTAGAAAATTCTCACAATGCTGTTCTTTTAGATTCACAATCATTTCCCACCTATAATCTCTAAATTATTTAGAATCTTTTCACTTAAGATTCTCTCTTCTTTGATTTGAGATTCTAGCTCGGCTTTTAAGCGTGTAAATTCTCTTTCAAAATCAAAGTCTTCATCATCTTCTGCCAAGCCCACATAGCGACCGGGTGTAAGGACATAGCCTAGATTTGCTATCTCTTCTTTGCTTACACTTTTACAAAAGCCTAGAATATCGCTATATTCCCCATCTTTTTGCTCTTGTGCCTTTTGCCATTTGTGGTAAGTCTCTGTGATTTTAGCAATATCACTTTGAGTTAGAATCCTATTTTTACGATTGATGAGCTCACCTAGACTTCGCGCGTCAATAAAAAGCGTGTTGTTATGGGATTTATTGCGTTTGATAAACCACAGACACGCTGGAATCTGCGTGTTTAAAAAGAGTTTTGCAGGGAGATTGACAATACATTCTATTAAGTTAGATTCTATTAAGTTTTTGCGGATTTGCCCCTCTGTGCTTGTGTTGCTTGTAAGAGAGCCTTTCGCAAGGACAAATCCCGCCCGACCTTTTGGAGCTAAATGGTGGATAAAGTGGCTTATCCACGCATAATTGGCATTTGTGCTAGGGGGTGTGCCATATTGCCAACGCACATCATTTTCTAGTGCTTCACTGCCCCAATCTGTGGCGTTAAAAGGTGGGTTTGCGATGATGAAATCTGCCTTTAAATCCTTGTGTGCGTCATTGAGAAAGCTTCCCTCGCTATTCCACTTTAATGAGCTAGAATCTATTTTTCGCAAGGCAAGATTCATCTTTGCTAGTCGCCAAGTGGTTTGATTACTCTCTTGCCCATAGATTGAAATATCGCTGATTTTACCCTGATGCTCTCGCACAAATCGCTCACTTTGGACAAACATTCCCCCACTTCCACAGCAAGGGTCAAACACTCTGCCATTATAAGGCTCTAGCATAGCTACTAGCAATTCCACAACGCTTTTTGGCGTGTAGAATTGCCCGCCTTTTTTGCCCTCACTCAAAGCAAACTCACCTAAAAAGTATTCAAAAATATGCCCTAAAATATCGCTTGTATTCTCTTGATTTAGTGAGATAGAATCTATTAAGTTTATCAAATCGCCCAAAGTCGCACTATCTAGGTTATCTTTAGCATAGACTTTAGGCAGCACGCCTTTTAACTGCGGATTGTCCTTTTCTATCAAGTCTAGGGCATAGTCTAAATCTTTGCCAATCTGTGGGCTTTTTGCCTTGCTTAAAAGAGAACTCCATCTAGAATCCTGTGGCACAAAAAAGATATTTTTTGCGATATATTCATCTTTGTCTT
The Helicobacter winghamensis ATCC BAA-430 DNA segment above includes these coding regions:
- a CDS encoding restriction endonuclease subunit S; the protein is MIVNLKEQHCENFLQSLHKEQWQEVRLGEVAEIVNGYAFKSKEFLNIQQRDSLPIIKIKNVANGDVNLNDVVFYPYSKQLEKFLIKYGDILVSLTGNHPQAQSQVVGQISKYKYKQFALLNQRVAKIVTKDAEQDFLYYLLKTNKIHNILASHSSGSANQANISSKDIENLTIPLPPLTIQQKIAEILSSFDDKIDLLHRQNKTLESLALTLFRHYFIDNPNRNEWEEKPLSEIAEIGIGRTPPRKERHWFSTDSRDIKWISIKDMEEKIFIVNTSEFLTMEAIRKFRIPLIPPNTILLSFKMTLGRVSITTENMLSNEAIAHFNLYSEYRLFTEYLYCFLKTFKYETLGSTSSIVTAINSTLIKSINIRIPDRKIIVEFSMIAKGFFDKIYNNTKQIQNLQAMRDMMLGKIFN
- a CDS encoding type I restriction-modification system subunit M encodes the protein MAKVKQTQKLEAALFSAADKLRKNIDAAEYKHIVLGLVFLKYISDSFESLHKELLSQNEDAEDKDEYIAKNIFFVPQDSRWSSLLSKAKSPQIGKDLDYALDLIEKDNPQLKGVLPKVYAKDNLDSATLGDLINLIDSISLNQENTSDILGHIFEYFLGEFALSEGKKGGQFYTPKSVVELLVAMLEPYNGRVFDPCCGSGGMFVQSERFVREHQGKISDISIYGQESNQTTWRLAKMNLALRKIDSSSLKWNSEGSFLNDAHKDLKADFIIANPPFNATDWGSEALENDVRWQYGTPPSTNANYAWISHFIHHLAPKGRAGFVLAKGSLTSNTSTEGQIRKNLIESNLIECIVNLPAKLFLNTQIPACLWFIKRNKSHNNTLFIDARSLGELINRKNRILTQSDIAKITETYHKWQKAQEQKDGEYSDILGFCKSVSKEEIANLGYVLTPGRYVGLAEDDEDFDFEREFTRLKAELESQIKEERILSEKILNNLEIIGGK